From Paenibacillus graminis, a single genomic window includes:
- a CDS encoding cobalt-precorrin 5A hydrolase, protein MAKRYAAVAITVNGIRLALKLGERLADTEVFYYAKYSENVQDNAGIGRAFAEPVKALLPKLFRQYEGLILFFSLGAAVRLIAPLLEDKRTDPAVIVIDERGEHVVSMLSGHLGGANRLTRQVAQLLDSHPVITTASDVQGTFAVDLLGSEFGWRAESFAAMKTVSAALVNGEAVAFLQESGERGWLPPGAVLPEHVRLCGSMAELQEAPFSAAVVITDRQLPEPEAAALGERTVVYHPRSLVLGLGCNRGTPLEELEAVVQGTLAELGLSLLSVRNAATAAVKGDEAGLLALCAKYGWELALFSPEELNMVALEQPSEIVFKATGAYGVCEPAALLSSGARDLVLKKKKSGNATIAIARVSFAETEGNKNE, encoded by the coding sequence ATGGCTAAGCGGTATGCAGCCGTTGCGATTACTGTGAATGGCATCCGGCTGGCGCTGAAGCTGGGTGAACGGCTGGCGGATACTGAGGTTTTTTATTACGCTAAATATAGTGAAAACGTACAGGACAACGCGGGAATTGGGCGGGCGTTTGCGGAGCCGGTCAAAGCGCTGCTGCCGAAGCTGTTCCGGCAGTATGAAGGGCTTATCCTGTTCTTTTCGCTGGGGGCGGCAGTCCGGCTGATTGCTCCCCTGCTGGAGGATAAAAGAACCGACCCTGCCGTCATTGTCATTGACGAACGCGGAGAACATGTGGTCAGCATGCTGTCCGGCCACTTGGGCGGGGCCAACAGGCTTACGCGGCAGGTTGCGCAGCTGCTGGACAGCCATCCGGTGATCACTACCGCCTCGGATGTGCAGGGCACCTTCGCCGTGGATCTGCTCGGCTCGGAGTTCGGCTGGCGCGCAGAGAGCTTCGCAGCCATGAAAACAGTCAGCGCCGCCCTGGTCAACGGGGAAGCCGTGGCCTTCCTGCAGGAGAGCGGCGAACGCGGCTGGCTGCCGCCCGGTGCGGTGCTGCCAGAGCATGTCCGCCTCTGCGGAAGCATGGCGGAGCTGCAGGAAGCGCCGTTCAGCGCGGCGGTCGTGATCACGGACCGGCAGCTGCCGGAGCCGGAGGCAGCGGCTCTTGGAGAGCGGACGGTAGTCTACCATCCGCGCAGTCTTGTGCTCGGGCTCGGCTGCAACCGCGGGACCCCGCTGGAGGAGCTTGAAGCGGTGGTGCAGGGTACGCTGGCGGAGCTGGGGCTTTCGCTTCTTAGCGTCCGCAATGCCGCTACTGCCGCGGTCAAAGGCGATGAGGCCGGGCTTCTGGCCTTGTGCGCCAAATACGGCTGGGAGCTGGCCCTGTTTTCGCCGGAGGAACTGAATATGGTGGCGCTGGAGCAGCCCTCGGAAATTGTTTTTAAGGCGACCGGAGCTTATGGTGTCTGTGAGCCGGCAGCCCTGTTGTCCTCAGGTGCCCGCGACCTGGTGCTGAAGAAGAAAAAAAGCGGCAATGCGACCATTGCAATAGCGAGAGTCAGCTTTGCTGAAACGGAGGGGAATAAGAATGAATGA
- a CDS encoding cobyrinate a,c-diamide synthase: MNEQSGPEQLPRLRPRFVVAGTGSGSGKTTVTLGLLRAFARRGLTVQAFKCGPDYIDPAYHAAVTGRTARNLDSWMTSGEYMLEYFLRSSETADLSVIEGVMGLYDGKEAAALTGSTAEIALLTGSPVLLVVDVRSMGRSAAAIVLGFQQLEPGVNIAAVIVNRCGSASHYRTVQAAIEAACGIPVIGWLARDQGLDIPERHLGLLPAVERGELEPLFDRAADLLEAGTDLDGLLQIAAAASVLHYPAAGEMMPEGKILPEGGSTEESPPENVPAARNIFQVTGAQDAQELPGKLPGAAALFPTIAAKIHQVTGVQEAQELPGKLPATAALSPSLAAMGAGIIQCYPSLDSTAPQALASVYDPAPVIAVAQDAAFNFYYADNLELLARAGARLALFSPLSGEGIPPEADGIYLGGGFPEEFAATIAGNPAFLNGLRAAAAAGMPLYAECGGYMVLARSLTDRAGAVHEMAGIIPAHTVMQDRRTALGYREVTARADCLLLKQGERLRGHEFHYSLMSYSPSEPRLYAYDSSGRSGSQPEGYARGNVMAAYAHIHLASHIPAAFRLVEACRSYRRSNEDMLRS, from the coding sequence ATGAATGAGCAGAGCGGACCGGAGCAGCTTCCCCGGCTCCGCCCGCGTTTTGTGGTAGCCGGAACAGGCAGCGGTTCGGGCAAAACAACAGTGACGCTCGGACTGCTGCGGGCTTTTGCCCGGCGCGGTCTTACAGTGCAGGCCTTCAAATGCGGCCCGGATTATATTGATCCAGCCTATCACGCGGCTGTAACCGGCCGTACGGCCCGCAATCTGGATTCCTGGATGACCTCGGGCGAATATATGCTGGAGTATTTTTTGCGTTCCTCGGAGACAGCCGACCTGTCCGTAATTGAAGGAGTTATGGGGTTGTACGACGGCAAAGAGGCGGCTGCGCTTACCGGATCAACGGCGGAAATTGCCCTCCTAACAGGAAGTCCGGTGCTGCTGGTGGTGGATGTGCGCAGCATGGGACGCAGTGCGGCTGCAATCGTGCTTGGCTTTCAGCAGTTGGAGCCGGGCGTGAACATCGCTGCGGTAATCGTGAACCGCTGCGGGAGCGCCAGCCATTACCGGACGGTCCAAGCCGCGATTGAAGCGGCCTGCGGCATACCGGTCATCGGCTGGCTGGCACGGGATCAGGGACTGGATATCCCGGAACGGCACCTGGGGCTGCTGCCTGCCGTGGAACGCGGAGAGCTGGAGCCGTTATTTGACCGTGCCGCCGACCTGCTGGAGGCAGGAACGGATCTGGATGGACTGCTGCAAATTGCTGCAGCAGCGTCAGTCCTGCATTATCCGGCGGCGGGAGAAATGATGCCGGAAGGAAAAATACTGCCGGAAGGGGGTTCTACGGAAGAGAGTCCGCCAGAGAATGTTCCGGCAGCCAGGAATATCTTTCAGGTGACAGGCGCGCAAGATGCACAGGAACTTCCGGGTAAGCTGCCTGGCGCCGCCGCACTTTTCCCCACGATAGCTGCTAAGATCCATCAGGTGACAGGCGTGCAAGAAGCACAGGAACTTCCGGGTAAGCTGCCTGCCACCGCCGCACTTTCCCCCTCGTTAGCTGCTATGGGAGCCGGTATTATACAGTGCTATCCATCCTTGGATAGCACTGCTCCCCAAGCCCTCGCCTCGGTATATGACCCTGCGCCGGTCATTGCCGTTGCACAGGATGCGGCGTTCAATTTTTATTACGCCGACAATCTGGAGCTGCTGGCCCGTGCCGGGGCCCGGCTGGCTCTGTTCAGCCCGCTCAGCGGCGAAGGCATTCCGCCGGAGGCGGACGGCATCTACCTCGGCGGCGGTTTTCCAGAGGAATTCGCCGCCACAATCGCCGGGAATCCGGCCTTCCTGAACGGCCTAAGGGCAGCGGCAGCAGCAGGTATGCCGCTGTATGCGGAATGCGGCGGCTACATGGTGCTGGCCCGCAGCCTTACCGACCGCGCCGGGGCTGTACATGAGATGGCCGGGATTATTCCCGCCCATACAGTCATGCAGGACCGGCGCACCGCACTCGGCTACCGCGAAGTCACCGCGCGGGCCGATTGCCTGCTGCTGAAGCAGGGCGAGCGCCTGCGCGGGCACGAGTTCCACTATTCCCTGATGAGCTATTCGCCTAGCGAACCGCGGTTGTACGCCTATGACAGCAGCGGACGTAGCGGCAGCCAGCCGGAGGGCTATGCCCGCGGCAATGTTATGGCTGCTTATGCGCATATACATCTGGCTTCCCATATCCCGGCGGCATTCCGGCTGGTAGAAGCCTGCCGCAGCTACCGCAGGAGTAACGAAGACATGCTGCGCTCATAG
- a CDS encoding ROK family protein: protein MKVLGAIEAGGTKFVCGTGNEDGTIIDRVSFPTTTPEETMGLVLDYFTGKNVEAIGIGSFGPIDPVIGSPTYGCITTTPKPHWGQYNLVGAVAGHFSVPIGFDTDVNGAALGEYKWGAAQGLDSCLYITVGTGIGAGAVVGGKLVHGLSHPEMGHILVRRHPEDKFEGFCPYHSDCLEGLAAGPAIGKRWGKPAGELPADHPAWAMEAHYLAHALMNYVLILSPQKIVMGGGVMKQSQLFPLIHAKLQELLGGYVQHPALNEAIGSYIVPPQLGDNAGLSGALGLAKLALDRE from the coding sequence GTGAAGGTACTTGGAGCAATTGAAGCAGGGGGAACAAAGTTTGTATGCGGGACAGGAAATGAGGACGGGACGATTATCGACCGGGTCAGCTTTCCGACGACTACGCCTGAGGAAACAATGGGGCTTGTGCTGGACTATTTTACAGGCAAAAATGTGGAAGCAATCGGCATAGGCTCATTCGGACCGATTGATCCGGTAATTGGCAGCCCGACCTACGGCTGCATTACAACTACACCTAAACCCCATTGGGGACAATACAATCTGGTTGGAGCAGTTGCCGGGCATTTTTCCGTGCCTATCGGGTTCGATACGGATGTGAACGGTGCGGCGCTGGGGGAATACAAGTGGGGAGCGGCCCAAGGGCTGGACAGCTGCCTGTATATCACAGTCGGTACAGGGATAGGAGCGGGCGCAGTAGTGGGAGGCAAGCTGGTGCACGGCTTGTCCCATCCTGAAATGGGGCATATTCTTGTGCGCCGCCATCCGGAAGACAAGTTTGAAGGCTTCTGCCCTTATCACAGCGATTGCCTGGAGGGTTTGGCGGCAGGTCCGGCGATTGGCAAACGCTGGGGCAAACCGGCTGGCGAGCTGCCTGCGGATCATCCGGCGTGGGCGATGGAAGCCCACTATCTGGCGCATGCGCTGATGAATTACGTGCTGATTCTGTCACCGCAGAAGATTGTGATGGGCGGCGGGGTCATGAAGCAGAGCCAGCTTTTCCCGCTTATTCATGCGAAGCTTCAGGAGCTCCTCGGCGGCTATGTGCAGCATCCTGCACTGAACGAGGCTATCGGCAGCTATATTGTTCCGCCTCAGCTGGGCGACAATGCAGGTCTGTCCGGAGCGCTTGGACTGGCTAAGCTGGCGCTGGACCGGGAGTAG
- a CDS encoding HRDC domain-containing protein: MQIVFMNRLSRMSGADQEGLAQLWIGEEEGTWRLGWRDFSGSEETGDSLWYEGGSWNEMLCVYRHELAVKMGDGYRPLIDGAFHDEDSQSGSRNQEQLKLQYFSEQHGNESVYEELCSWRRGKASIERKAPYILASNRLLRMLSAFLPRTLEELLQIPGVGEGKASQYGEDWLGITSAAEREHSFPLGWVHEAVDEEHFVSWQYKQKELKYKKQLERLRLRRVLLQGIEEGLGIEQLKAASGVSRREVLEAVEELEKDGYSVEKLIALELAEVSSSEQAGVWTAYELMGDTFLKPVLFKAYGEGFSPAEGLDVYYERLRLIRIRYRRGQSAKLEGATNL, from the coding sequence ATGCAGATTGTATTTATGAACCGTTTGTCGAGAATGTCAGGGGCCGATCAAGAGGGTTTAGCCCAGCTCTGGATTGGGGAAGAAGAAGGCACCTGGCGCCTTGGCTGGCGCGATTTCTCCGGCTCAGAGGAAACCGGGGACAGCTTGTGGTATGAAGGCGGCTCCTGGAATGAGATGCTCTGCGTCTACCGGCATGAGCTGGCGGTGAAGATGGGCGATGGCTACCGGCCTCTAATCGATGGGGCCTTTCACGATGAAGACAGCCAGTCCGGCAGCCGCAACCAGGAGCAGCTTAAGCTGCAGTATTTCAGCGAGCAGCATGGCAATGAATCCGTCTATGAAGAGCTCTGCTCCTGGCGCCGGGGCAAAGCCTCCATTGAGCGGAAAGCGCCATACATACTTGCCAGCAACCGTCTCCTGCGGATGCTCAGCGCTTTTCTTCCCCGCACTCTGGAGGAGCTGCTGCAGATTCCCGGCGTAGGCGAGGGCAAGGCCTCGCAATACGGCGAGGACTGGCTGGGCATCACCTCGGCCGCAGAGCGGGAGCATAGCTTTCCGCTGGGCTGGGTGCATGAAGCCGTTGACGAGGAACACTTTGTGTCCTGGCAGTACAAGCAGAAGGAGCTGAAGTACAAGAAGCAGCTGGAGCGGCTGCGGCTGCGCAGGGTTCTGCTGCAGGGAATAGAGGAAGGCCTTGGGATAGAGCAACTGAAGGCAGCGAGTGGGGTAAGCCGCCGAGAAGTGCTTGAAGCGGTAGAAGAGCTGGAGAAGGACGGCTATTCCGTCGAAAAGCTCATTGCTCTCGAACTGGCTGAGGTATCCTCCAGCGAGCAAGCCGGTGTATGGACCGCCTATGAGCTGATGGGTGATACCTTCCTTAAGCCCGTACTTTTCAAAGCCTACGGGGAAGGATTCTCACCTGCGGAAGGATTGGATGTGTATTATGAACGGCTGCGGCTGATCCGCATCCGCTACCGGCGGGGACAATCAGCTAAGCTGGAAGGGGCGACGAATTTATAA
- a CDS encoding 1-phosphofructokinase family hexose kinase → MIVTLTVNPSVDASTGIEKVVPDHKLRCREASYKPGGGGVNVSRAIHRLGGESLALYASGGLHGQLLHKMLEQEGVGHQEIPISGQTRENLIVVEESTGQQFRFDMPGPHFIEGDWQQCLEQLKSLGGKPTYVVASGSLPPGCPVDFYGRVIEAVKPWQARVIVDTSGEALQKAADAGVYLLKPNARELEELTGHSITGDAEVRAAALELIEQGRTEVVVVSLGGEGALLITSEGSEHLKAPEVPVLSVVGAGDSLVGGLVYSLERGWPLRRAVQFGIASGAAAVMNPERQLCKREDTERLFMQIEAADAETQR, encoded by the coding sequence ATGATCGTAACATTAACGGTTAACCCCAGCGTAGACGCCAGCACAGGCATTGAGAAGGTCGTTCCTGACCATAAGCTGCGCTGCCGGGAGGCATCCTATAAGCCGGGGGGCGGCGGGGTCAATGTGTCCCGGGCGATCCACAGATTAGGCGGAGAGTCCTTGGCTTTGTATGCATCGGGCGGACTGCACGGGCAGCTGCTGCATAAGATGCTGGAGCAGGAAGGCGTCGGGCACCAGGAGATCCCGATTTCCGGGCAGACACGGGAAAATCTGATCGTTGTGGAAGAATCCACAGGCCAGCAATTCCGGTTCGATATGCCTGGCCCGCACTTTATTGAGGGCGATTGGCAGCAGTGTCTGGAGCAGCTGAAATCCCTGGGCGGGAAGCCGACCTACGTTGTTGCCAGCGGCAGTCTGCCTCCGGGATGCCCGGTGGATTTCTACGGCCGTGTAATTGAAGCCGTGAAGCCTTGGCAGGCGCGGGTGATTGTCGATACCTCAGGCGAAGCGCTGCAAAAGGCTGCTGACGCAGGTGTATATCTGCTCAAGCCGAATGCCCGCGAGCTTGAGGAATTGACCGGACATTCCATTACAGGGGATGCAGAGGTCCGGGCGGCTGCCCTGGAGCTGATCGAGCAAGGTCGGACAGAAGTGGTTGTGGTATCCCTCGGCGGCGAGGGGGCATTGCTGATTACGAGCGAGGGCTCCGAGCATCTCAAGGCACCTGAAGTTCCCGTACTGAGTGTAGTAGGGGCTGGAGACAGTCTGGTGGGCGGGCTGGTCTACAGTCTGGAACGGGGCTGGCCGCTGCGCCGGGCCGTTCAGTTCGGAATCGCCTCCGGAGCGGCGGCGGTGATGAATCCGGAGCGTCAGCTGTGCAAGCGTGAGGATACGGAACGATTGTTTATGCAAATCGAAGCAGCAGATGCAGAGACTCAGCGATAA
- the corA gene encoding magnesium/cobalt transporter CorA: protein MKIRLVNAGVFTPVDDIEETLTAPAEGFYWIDADVEDLELLQPLYNLHDLAVEDCLSEEDQRPKLEIYESHYFIVVNSIRFDDEEIFLRALNVFLGRNFIITVTKQKIHELRVLKPILWEQEVSEPDRFLYLLIDLVVDNYFSVGDRIEARIEKLEEDILMHTKKSHLSEIIGLRSEILWLKKMLGPQKEVINTLNKKDLRLIDDQLQKYFSDIYENAVKISETFETYRDLMGNLREAYQSSIANRANEIMRVFTAITTIFMPLTVITGIYGMNFDNIPEIHTRYGYYGVIAVMVTLGCGMLFIFRKKEWL from the coding sequence ATGAAAATCCGGCTGGTAAACGCAGGGGTTTTTACACCTGTAGATGACATTGAAGAAACATTGACTGCCCCCGCTGAGGGATTTTATTGGATTGATGCGGATGTTGAGGATCTGGAGCTGCTTCAGCCCTTGTACAATCTGCATGATTTGGCCGTTGAGGACTGCCTCAGCGAAGAGGATCAGCGCCCGAAGCTGGAAATTTACGAAAGCCATTATTTTATTGTAGTCAACAGCATCCGTTTTGATGATGAAGAGATTTTTCTGCGTGCGCTCAACGTGTTTCTGGGCAGAAATTTCATTATCACCGTCACCAAGCAAAAAATTCATGAGCTGCGCGTACTGAAGCCCATTCTGTGGGAGCAGGAGGTCAGCGAGCCTGACCGTTTCCTGTATCTGCTGATCGACCTTGTCGTAGACAATTATTTCTCCGTCGGTGACCGGATTGAAGCGCGGATTGAGAAGCTGGAAGAGGATATTCTGATGCATACCAAGAAATCGCATCTGAGCGAGATCATTGGTCTGCGCAGTGAAATTCTCTGGCTGAAGAAGATGCTGGGGCCGCAGAAGGAAGTTATCAACACGCTTAACAAAAAAGACCTCCGCCTGATCGATGATCAGCTGCAGAAGTATTTCAGCGATATTTATGAAAATGCGGTCAAGATCTCTGAAACTTTTGAAACGTACCGCGATCTCATGGGGAACTTACGCGAAGCGTATCAGTCCAGTATCGCCAACCGCGCCAATGAGATCATGAGAGTGTTCACCGCGATTACCACAATATTCATGCCGCTGACCGTCATCACCGGGATCTATGGAATGAACTTTGACAATATTCCTGAGATTCATACCCGGTACGGCTACTATGGAGTCATTGCCGTTATGGTTACGCTCGGCTGCGGGATGCTGTTTATTTTCCGCAAGAAGGAATGGCTATGA
- the metA gene encoding homoserine O-acetyltransferase MetA, with amino-acid sequence MPIKIPDSLPAKEVLSGENIFVMDESQAFHQDIRPLRIAILNLMPTKETTETQLLRLVGNSPLQVDVVLLHPSSHTSKNTSAEHLKSFYKTFDEISDRRFDGLIITGAPVEQLDFEDVNYWEELKGIFEWSKHNVTSTMHICWAAQAGLYHHFGVRKVNLDEKCFGVFPHTVNQNNVKLLRGFDEVFHVPHSRHTDVSREDILANPELQILAESEEAGVYLVSTLDGKQIFVTGHSEYDPFSLKWEYDRDIAKGMDIAIPKHYYPKDDPQRTPPAVWRAHANLLFSNWLNYYVYQETPYDIDQTDYLVF; translated from the coding sequence ATGCCGATAAAAATTCCCGACAGCCTGCCGGCCAAAGAAGTATTGTCCGGAGAAAATATTTTTGTAATGGATGAAAGCCAGGCCTTCCACCAGGACATCCGTCCGCTTCGCATAGCCATCCTGAACTTAATGCCTACGAAGGAAACTACAGAGACGCAGCTGCTGCGCCTGGTCGGGAATTCACCGCTTCAGGTGGATGTTGTGCTGCTGCACCCGAGCTCTCATACCTCGAAGAACACCTCGGCGGAGCATCTGAAGAGTTTTTACAAAACCTTTGACGAGATCAGCGACCGCCGCTTTGACGGGCTGATTATCACCGGCGCTCCGGTGGAGCAGCTGGACTTTGAAGACGTGAATTATTGGGAAGAATTGAAAGGGATTTTTGAATGGAGCAAGCACAACGTGACCTCGACCATGCACATTTGTTGGGCGGCACAGGCAGGGCTCTATCATCACTTTGGCGTGCGCAAGGTGAATCTGGACGAGAAATGCTTCGGCGTGTTCCCGCACACCGTGAACCAAAACAATGTAAAGCTCCTGCGCGGCTTTGACGAGGTGTTCCATGTTCCGCATTCCCGGCATACGGATGTCTCGCGTGAAGATATCCTTGCCAATCCCGAACTGCAGATTCTGGCCGAATCCGAAGAAGCCGGAGTGTATCTGGTTTCGACGCTTGACGGCAAGCAGATTTTTGTGACCGGGCATTCCGAATATGATCCGTTTTCGTTAAAGTGGGAGTATGACCGGGATATCGCCAAAGGGATGGATATTGCGATACCGAAGCATTACTATCCTAAGGATGATCCGCAGCGCACACCGCCGGCAGTCTGGCGTGCCCATGCCAACTTATTATTCTCTAATTGGCTCAATTACTATGTATACCAGGAGACCCCTTACGATATAGACCAAACCGATTATTTAGTATTCTAA
- a CDS encoding aminotransferase class I/II-fold pyridoxal phosphate-dependent enzyme has product MDEKLRIESRLAQIGSQEDPATGAINYPIYNATAFRHPRLGQSTGFDYIRTKNPTRWVLEEAVAELESGDAAFGCSSGMAALTTLFALFGQGDHLVVSLDLYGGTYRLLERILSKYGISASYVDTNDLDGLEASRRPNTKAVFIETPTNPLMMITDIEAVCTWSRRHGLLTIVDNTLLSPFFQRPLELGADIIVHSATKYLGGHNDVLAGLIVTKGAGLSAEMAVLHNSLGAVLAPNDCYQLMKGMKTLALRMERHESNALALARYLLEHPAIAEVFHPGLPDHPGYEIQKRQASGNTGIFSFKVKDARYVEPLLRHIRLIAFAESLGGVESLMTYPAVQTHADIPVEIRDAVGVDDRLLRFSVGIEHADDLIADLGQALEAARIELEEASAGTTPAEE; this is encoded by the coding sequence ATGGATGAAAAATTGAGGATTGAGAGCAGATTGGCGCAGATTGGTTCGCAGGAGGACCCGGCTACGGGGGCAATTAATTATCCGATTTACAATGCAACGGCATTCCGTCATCCCAGACTTGGACAGAGTACGGGGTTTGACTATATCCGTACCAAGAATCCTACCCGCTGGGTGCTGGAAGAAGCTGTGGCAGAGCTTGAATCGGGGGATGCTGCTTTTGGCTGCAGCTCTGGAATGGCTGCGCTGACAACCCTATTTGCCTTGTTTGGACAAGGTGACCATTTAGTGGTTTCGCTGGACCTGTACGGTGGAACCTACCGTCTGCTTGAACGGATTCTCTCCAAATACGGCATAAGCGCCTCTTATGTGGATACGAATGATCTGGACGGTCTGGAGGCTTCACGGCGTCCGAATACCAAGGCTGTTTTTATCGAAACGCCCACCAATCCGCTGATGATGATTACGGATATCGAAGCTGTCTGTACGTGGTCCCGCCGTCATGGACTGCTTACGATTGTGGACAATACGCTGCTGTCACCGTTTTTTCAACGGCCGCTGGAGCTTGGGGCGGATATCATCGTCCATAGCGCGACCAAATATTTGGGAGGCCACAACGATGTGCTTGCCGGACTGATCGTAACCAAAGGTGCCGGGCTGTCTGCAGAAATGGCGGTTTTGCACAATTCCCTGGGTGCAGTCCTGGCACCAAATGACTGCTACCAGCTGATGAAGGGGATGAAAACACTCGCGCTGCGCATGGAACGGCATGAGAGCAATGCGCTGGCGCTGGCCCGCTATCTGCTGGAGCATCCGGCAATCGCTGAGGTTTTCCATCCGGGACTTCCTGACCACCCGGGTTATGAAATCCAGAAACGCCAAGCCTCGGGCAACACCGGGATCTTCTCCTTCAAGGTAAAAGATGCCAGATACGTCGAGCCGCTGCTGCGCCATATCCGTCTGATTGCCTTCGCCGAAAGCCTCGGCGGGGTGGAGTCGCTGATGACCTATCCGGCGGTGCAGACCCATGCTGATATCCCGGTGGAAATCCGCGACGCTGTCGGTGTAGATGACCGTCTGCTGCGCTTCTCCGTCGGGATTGAGCATGCGGATGATTTGATTGCCGATCTCGGACAGGCGCTGGAAGCGGCCCGGATCGAACTGGAAGAGGCATCTGCCGGCACAACGCCCGCTGAAGAATAA
- the mqnC gene encoding cyclic dehypoxanthinyl futalosine synthase, with protein MSAIDLILEKALKGERLGLEDTVRLFESNEIEKMGAAADIIMKRWHPDPLATFVIGRNINYTNVCDVYCRFCAFYRRPGSEEGYVLPDETIFQKIQETIDVNGTEILMQGGTNPNLPFSYYTDLLRGIKQRFPEITMHSFSPAEIMKMVEVSGLPLEQVVREIHAAGLDSLPGGGAEILDDRTRRKISRLKGSWREWMDVMQTAHKIGMNTTATMVIGLGESMEERALHLLRVREAQDECIANKYDSEGFLAFISWTFQPDNTNLKLDRQTPEEYLKTVAISRLVLDNIKNFQSSWVTMGPEVGKLSLQYGCNDFGSTMIEENVVSSAGATYKVNIESITQLIREAGKIPAQRNTRYDILRVFNDANAKIDNDFVMQN; from the coding sequence ATGAGTGCAATAGATCTGATTCTGGAGAAGGCGCTGAAGGGCGAACGGCTCGGGCTGGAGGATACGGTCCGGTTGTTCGAGAGCAATGAAATTGAAAAAATGGGCGCTGCCGCTGACATTATCATGAAGCGCTGGCACCCGGACCCGCTGGCTACTTTTGTGATTGGCCGCAATATCAACTATACGAATGTATGTGATGTGTACTGCCGTTTCTGTGCGTTCTACCGCAGACCGGGCTCTGAGGAAGGATATGTGCTGCCCGACGAGACGATTTTTCAGAAAATCCAGGAAACCATCGATGTGAATGGTACGGAAATTCTCATGCAAGGCGGGACCAATCCCAATCTGCCATTTAGCTACTATACGGATTTACTGCGCGGAATTAAGCAGCGTTTCCCGGAGATCACCATGCACTCCTTCTCCCCTGCGGAGATTATGAAAATGGTTGAAGTATCCGGTTTGCCGCTGGAGCAGGTGGTCCGCGAGATTCATGCTGCAGGTCTGGATTCCCTTCCCGGGGGCGGAGCGGAAATTCTGGATGACCGGACCCGCCGCAAAATCAGCCGTCTCAAAGGCTCCTGGCGGGAATGGATGGATGTCATGCAGACCGCACACAAGATCGGCATGAACACCACGGCAACCATGGTTATCGGCCTTGGCGAGAGCATGGAGGAGCGGGCGCTTCATCTGCTGCGGGTACGGGAAGCCCAGGACGAGTGCATTGCGAACAAATATGACTCCGAAGGGTTCCTGGCGTTTATCTCCTGGACCTTCCAGCCGGATAATACCAATCTGAAGCTGGACAGACAGACGCCGGAAGAATACCTCAAAACGGTTGCCATCAGCCGTCTGGTACTGGACAACATCAAAAATTTCCAGTCCTCATGGGTTACAATGGGGCCGGAGGTCGGCAAGCTGTCCCTGCAGTATGGCTGCAACGACTTTGGCAGCACCATGATTGAGGAGAATGTAGTATCCTCGGCGGGCGCAACCTACAAGGTCAACATCGAGTCCATTACCCAGCTGATCCGCGAAGCAGGCAAGATCCCGGCGCAGCGCAACACGCGTTATGACATCCTGCGGGTGTTCAACGATGCGAACGCGAAGATTGACAATGATTTTGTAATGCAGAACTAA